The following are encoded together in the Conger conger chromosome 11, fConCon1.1, whole genome shotgun sequence genome:
- the olfml2a gene encoding olfactomedin-like protein 2A: protein MWRFTNIIACIVLVLFKDVTAQNKIFGETEPVRMTSEGSDCRCKCIMRPLSRDACARLRSGSVRVEDFYTVETVSSGSDCKCSCTAPPSSLNPCENEWKMEKLKKQAPELLKLQSMVDLLEGTLYSMDLMKVHSYINKVVSQMNNLEETIKTNLTRDNDFVRDSVVTLSNQLKRYENYSDIMVGIKKEISSLSLQLLQKDAPENKAQETSGEKTAKYPTKKAPGSKPPPKPPKEKIVKPKKETVKQVKPAKPDPTAKAKPAGHQPGVIRGITYYKAAKMDDTELGGSSKENTGKGQAAQETKEAVSEDASSEVILEATEAPTAPPTTTTTTASTTTTTASTTTTTTTTTTAGRPERPAPTILLVLDNSDNSSRFIPNKSVKDVDCEGTIASVEPPEKQHSYGRNEGAWMKDPVARDSKIYVTNYYYGNNLVEFRNLENFKQGRWSNLYKLPYNWIGTGHVVYNGAFYYNRAFTKNIIKYDMKMRYVAAWTLLHDVVYEDTTPWKWRGHSDIDFAVDETGLWVIYPAADYDYSQQEVIVISKLDPSDLSVKKETTWKTGLKRNSYGNCFIICGVLYAIDVYNQKEGEVSYAYDTHTNTEAVPHLPFTNEYAFTTQIDYNPKEKVLYAWDNGHQLTYNINFVGQ, encoded by the exons ATGTGGAGGTTTACAAACATCATAGCTTGCATTGTCCTCGTGCTGTTCAAGGACGTCACTGCTCAAAACAAG ATCTTCGGCGAGACGGAGCCGGTGCGGATGACGTCAGAGGGCTCGGACTGCCGCTGTAAGTGCATCATGCGTCCGCTGAGCCGCGACGCCTGCGCCCGGCTGCGCAGCGGGAGCGTGCGCGTGGAGGACTTCTACACCGTGGAGACGGTCAGCTCCGGCTCCGACTGCAAGTGCTCCTGCACCGCGCCGCCCTCCTCCCTCAACCCCTGCGAGAACGAGTGGAAGATGGAGAAGCTGAAGAAGCAGGCCCCGGAGCTGCTGAAG CTGCAGTCGATGGTGGACCTCCTGGAGGGAACGCTGTACAGCATGGACCTTATGAAGGTCCACTCCTACATCAACAAGGTTGTCTCTCAGATGAACAACTTGGAAGAG ACCATCAAGACAAATCTGACACGAGACAATGACTTTGTGAGGGACAGTGTGGTCACCCTTTCGAACCAGCTGAAGCGCTATGAGAACTACTCAGACATCATGGTGGGCATAAAGAAAGAGATCTCCAGCCTGAGCCTACAGCTGCTACAGAAAGACGCCCCTGAAAACAAGGCCCAG GAAACTTCTGGAGAAAAGACCGCCAAGTACCCAACCAAAAAGGCACCTGGGTCCAAACCACCCCCCAAGCCCCCCAAGGAGAAGATAGTGAAGCCCAAGAAAGAGACGGTGAAACAAGTGAAGCCGGCCAAGCCAGACCCCACAGCCAAGGCCAAGCCAGCCGGACACCAGCCGGGGGTCATCAGGGGAATCACCTACTACAAGGCAGCCAAGATGGATGACACTGAGCTTGGCGGAAGCAGTAAAG agaacacaggcaAAGGCCAGGCGGCCCAGGAAACCAAAGAGGCCGTCTCCGAGGACGCCAGCTCTGAAGTCATCCTGGAAGCTACAGAGGCCCCCACAGCTCCACCGACAACAACTACAACCACAGCAAGCACCACAACTACCActgcctccaccaccaccactaccaccaccaccacgacTGCAGGCAGACCAGAGAGGCCAGCACCAACCATTCTGCTGGTGCTGGACAATTCTGACAACAGCAGCCGGTTCATTCCCAACAAATCAG TGAAAGATGTGGACTGTGAAGGGACCATAGCTTCAGTTGAGCCCCCGGAGAAACAGCACAGCTATGGACGCAATGAGGGAGCCTGGATGAAGGACCCTGTCGCCAGGGACTCCAAAATCTATGTTACCAACTATTACTATGGCAACAACTTGGTGGAGTTCCGGAACCTGGAGAATTTCAAGCAAG GGCGATGGAGCAACCTGTACAAACTTCCATACAACTGGATCGGCACTGGTCATGTGGTGTACAATGGTGCCTTCTACTACAACCGGGCCTTCACCAAGAACATCATCAAGTACGACATGAAGATGCGCTACGTAGCAGCCTGGACCCTCCTGCACGATGTGGTCTATGAGGACACCACCCCCTGGAAGTGGAGGGGCCACTCGGACATCGACTTCGCCGTGGACGAGACCGGGCTCTGGGTTATCTACCCAGCGGCAGACTATGACTACTCCCAGCAGGAGGTGATTGTCATCAGCAAACTGGACCCTAGCGACCTATCGGTGAAGAAGGAGACCACCTGGAAGACAGGTCTGAAGCGCAACTCTTATGGAAACTGCTTCATCATCTGCGGTGTGCTGTACGCCATCGACGTCTACAACCAGAAAGAGGGCGAGGTGTCGTACGCCTACGACACCCATACCAACACGGAAGCTGTTCCACATCTGCCCTTCACCAACGAGTATGCCTTCACCACGCAAATCGACTACAACCCAAAAGAGAAGGTGCTCTATGCCTGGGACAATGGGCATCAGCTAACGTACAACATCAACTTTGTGGGGCAGTGA